The following are encoded together in the Carassius auratus strain Wakin chromosome 34, ASM336829v1, whole genome shotgun sequence genome:
- the LOC113053286 gene encoding nuclear receptor subfamily 1 group I member 2: MCLLQLRMSKEMEELSPLDDSGHGDGSEDETEEDDEPKVCQVCGDKATGYHFNAMTCEGCKGFFRRVMKRPAQLCCPFQNTCVITKTNRRQCQSCRLQKCLSIGMRRELIMSDEAVEKRRMQIRRKKMQEEPVTLSPQQEAVIQELLTAHHKTFDMTCAHFIQFRPLDRDQKSKSRCAGEPNSSRLTCTTTHEDAVQQTISFVSPSFPYFSIHSPETTEKTRHKSAIFTSLPHFTDLTTYMIKNVINFGKTLTMFRALIIDDQISLLKGATFEIILIHFNMFFNEETGIWECGPLQYCLDDAMRAGFQRHLLDPMMNFHYTLRKLHLREEEYVLMQAISLFSPDRPGVKHHSVIDRNQETLALTLKTYIEAKRTEPEKHLLFPKIMACLTEMRSMNEEYTKQVLKIQDIQPEVSPLLLEIISKDS; encoded by the exons TGCTTACTCCAGCTCAGGATGAGTAAAGAAATGGAGGAGCTTTCTCCCCTGGATGACTCGGGACATGGTGATGGGTCTGAGGATGAAACAGAGGAGGATGACGAGCCCAAAGTCTGTCAAGTATGTGGAGACAAAGCCACAGGATACCACTTTAATGCCATGACCTGTGAGGGCTGCAAGGGCTTCTTCAG gCGTGTCATGAAGCGCCCCGCACAGCTCTGCTGCCCGTTTCAGAACACCTGTGTCATCACCAAGACCAACAGGAGACAGTGCCAGTCCTGCCGACTCCAGAAATGCCTCTCAATCGGCATGAGGAGGGAAT TGATCATGTCGGATGAGGCCGTGGAGAAGCGGAGGATGCAGATCAGGAGGAAGAAGATGCAGGAGGAGCCTGTAACGCTCTCCCCTCAACAGGAAGCTGTCATACAGGAGCTGCTCACCGCACATCACAAGACCTTCGACATGACTTGTGCCCACTTCATTCAGTTCCGG CCTTTAGACCGCGATCAGAAGTCCAAGTCTCGGTGCGCTGGAGAGCCAAACAGCAGCAGGTTGACTTGCACAACCACGCATGAAGATGCTGTGCAGCAGACCATCAGCTTTGTCTCCCCCTCGTTCCCTTACTTCAGCATTCACAGTCCTGAAACTACAGAGAAGACTCGGCATAAAAGTGCCATCTTCACCTCTCTGCCACATTTTACAGACCTCACCACATACATGATCAAGAATGTAATCAACTTCGGCAAGACGCTTACGATGTTCAG GGCTCTAATCATAGACGACCAGATCTCGCTGCTGAAAGGCGCCACCTTTGAGATCATTCTGATCCACTTCAACATGTTCTTTAATGAGGAGACGGGGATCTGGGAGTGCGGCCCGCTGCAGTACTGCCTGGATGACGCCATGCGAG CTGGTTTCCAGCGTCATCTGCTGGACCCCATGATGAACTTCCATTACACACTGCGCAAGCTGCACCTGCGTGAAGAGGAGTATGTGCTGATGCAGGCCATCTCGCTCTTCTCACCAG ATCGGCCCGGTGTGAAACATCACAGCGTGATCGACCGCAACCAGGAAACACTAGCTCTCACCCTGAAGACCTACATTGAGGCCAAGAGGACCGAGCCAGAGAAACA TCTGCTGTTCCCAAAGATCATGGCGTGCCTGACTGAGATGAGGAGCATGAATGAAGAGTACACGAAACAAGTGCTGAAAATCCAGGACATTCAGCCTGAAGTGTCTCCGCTTTTACTGGAAATAATAAGCAAAGACAGCTAA